In Catenulispora sp. MAP5-51, the following are encoded in one genomic region:
- a CDS encoding amino acid adenylation domain-containing protein, producing the protein MTDLNLHMDLNLDLMTAFADAVRRHPDRPAIVHNGEPLSYADLDALVRAKALELGPDPGVVGVPATHSPETVIGLLGVFAAGGAYMPIDPTFPAERVEAMYAAAQGHPISGPAYVLFTSGSTGAPKPVLTPGTAIGTTVAALAELFELTPQDRVLQFASVNWDTCFEEILPALTTGAALVFDDEAHTGSFRRFLRMVDERRISVLDLPTAFWHELVRHLAEDGASLPDCLRLLIIGGEAASPARLADWQRLDTAAIRLLNTYGCTETTMITHAADLAGPARAAAFEGAGQPAGLADPVRAAADLEGAEPERIPIGRPLPHVRELIEDTGELLIGGPALAAGYLGRPEATAERFVERDGVRFFRTGDRVGRGPGGLLFHEGRIDHQVKIRGVRVDPGEVEAHLARHPAVAAAAVTGVTLAGRTALVGYVAAPDSGLDGGADLLGWLRQRVPAHLVPSRITFVPELVHTASGKVDRAGTHRRYALEENPR; encoded by the coding sequence GTGACCGATCTGAATCTGCATATGGATCTGAATCTGGATCTGATGACAGCCTTCGCCGACGCGGTACGCAGGCACCCGGACCGTCCGGCGATCGTGCACAACGGCGAGCCGCTGAGCTACGCCGACCTGGACGCGCTGGTGCGTGCGAAGGCGCTTGAGCTGGGACCCGATCCCGGCGTGGTCGGCGTCCCGGCGACGCACTCGCCGGAGACGGTGATCGGCCTGCTCGGCGTGTTCGCGGCCGGCGGCGCCTACATGCCGATCGATCCGACCTTCCCGGCGGAGCGTGTCGAGGCCATGTACGCCGCGGCACAGGGGCACCCGATTTCCGGTCCGGCGTATGTGCTGTTCACCTCCGGATCGACCGGGGCGCCAAAGCCGGTGCTCACTCCCGGCACGGCGATCGGCACCACGGTCGCGGCGCTGGCCGAGTTGTTCGAGCTGACGCCGCAGGACCGGGTCCTGCAGTTCGCGTCGGTGAACTGGGACACCTGCTTCGAGGAGATCCTGCCGGCGCTCACCACCGGCGCGGCGCTCGTCTTCGACGACGAGGCACACACCGGGTCCTTCCGGCGCTTCCTGCGGATGGTGGACGAGCGGCGGATCAGCGTGCTGGATCTGCCGACCGCGTTCTGGCACGAGCTGGTCCGGCACCTGGCCGAGGACGGCGCTTCGCTGCCGGACTGCCTGCGGCTGCTGATCATCGGCGGTGAGGCGGCCTCGCCGGCTCGGCTGGCCGACTGGCAACGCCTGGATACGGCCGCGATCCGGCTGCTTAACACCTATGGCTGCACCGAGACCACGATGATCACGCATGCCGCCGATCTCGCCGGTCCCGCGCGCGCGGCGGCCTTCGAGGGCGCCGGACAGCCGGCTGGTCTCGCCGATCCCGTGCGCGCCGCGGCGGACCTTGAGGGCGCCGAGCCCGAGCGCATCCCGATCGGCCGACCGCTCCCGCATGTCCGAGAGCTGATCGAGGACACCGGCGAGCTGCTCATCGGCGGTCCGGCCCTGGCTGCGGGCTACCTCGGCCGCCCCGAGGCCACCGCCGAGCGCTTCGTCGAGCGCGACGGCGTCCGCTTCTTCCGCACCGGCGACCGCGTCGGTCGCGGCCCCGGCGGCCTGCTCTTCCACGAGGGCCGCATCGACCACCAGGTCAAGATCCGCGGTGTCCGGGTCGATCCCGGCGAGGTCGAGGCGCACCTGGCCCGGCATCCCGCAGTGGCCGCCGCGGCGGTGACCGGCGTGACGCTCGCCGGCCGGACCGCGCTCGTGGGCTACGTCGCCGCGCCCGACTCGGGGCTCGACGGCGGCGCCGATCTGCTCGGCTGGCTCCGGCAGCGGGTGCCCGCGCACCTGGTGCCCAGCCGCATCACGTTCGTCCCCGAGCTCGTG
- a CDS encoding RimK family alpha-L-glutamate ligase — protein MTVSTLRRLCWVFPDRESTRGSAFWHPFFWDLYAEVAEELGMTWTRHSPDAVTVDGTVCGEPRVYVDDELVNPRDTLFITALYSLPYQSADIFNQYALCAVLEQCGFYLPFPAWTSLIGNDKLATVLYLDGSPIPPIPTIRIGSGRDIGKHLYEVVLPNVSFPAIVKPTGWCGGGGINLARDSEDLRGLASLAQGGDTTLVVQPYLGEGTIDYRVYIIGGKPYAMAKRTPESGSLVANASRAGKTEMFTSIPEELAEAAAYFAEKLPIPFFCIDFLHDGKQYWLSELELDGVILPDGAAGDDRSIQRDVARARFAAYRDAHTAWLEAGK, from the coding sequence ATGACCGTCTCCACGTTGCGCCGCTTGTGCTGGGTCTTCCCGGATCGGGAGTCGACCCGCGGATCAGCCTTCTGGCACCCGTTCTTCTGGGACCTGTACGCGGAGGTCGCCGAAGAGCTCGGCATGACCTGGACGCGGCACTCCCCCGACGCGGTCACCGTGGACGGCACGGTCTGCGGCGAGCCCCGGGTCTACGTGGACGACGAGCTCGTCAACCCGCGGGACACGCTGTTCATCACGGCCCTGTACTCGCTGCCCTACCAGTCGGCCGACATCTTCAACCAGTACGCGCTGTGCGCGGTGCTGGAACAGTGCGGCTTCTACCTGCCGTTCCCGGCCTGGACCTCGCTGATCGGCAACGACAAGCTGGCCACCGTCCTGTACCTGGACGGCTCGCCGATCCCGCCGATCCCGACCATCCGCATCGGATCGGGCCGGGACATCGGCAAGCACCTGTACGAGGTCGTGCTGCCGAACGTGAGCTTCCCGGCCATCGTGAAGCCGACCGGGTGGTGCGGCGGCGGCGGGATCAACCTGGCCCGCGACTCCGAGGACCTCAGGGGCCTGGCGAGCCTGGCCCAGGGCGGCGACACCACGCTGGTGGTGCAGCCCTACCTCGGCGAGGGCACCATCGACTACCGCGTCTACATCATCGGCGGCAAGCCCTACGCCATGGCCAAGCGCACGCCGGAGAGCGGCTCGCTGGTGGCCAACGCCAGCCGGGCCGGCAAGACCGAGATGTTCACCAGCATCCCCGAGGAGCTCGCGGAGGCGGCGGCGTACTTCGCCGAGAAGCTCCCGATCCCGTTCTTCTGCATCGACTTCCTCCACGACGGGAAGCAGTACTGGCTCTCCGAGCTGGAGCTGGACGGCGTCATCCTGCCCGACGGCGCCGCCGGGGACGACCGCTCGATCCAGCGGGACGTCGCCCGCGCCCGGTTCGCCGCCTACCGCGACGCCCACACCGCATGGCTGGAGGCAGGGAAATGA
- a CDS encoding AMP-binding protein, with protein MTGSFSQSPEAAESRLAVAQRSLERLKTVPALAARYEGREKILALDDIAAVPPLVKDDLNVALAHLEPKAETGATWLFQSGGSTGAPKVGYAPTGFYMAGVHAQWAPLDRDDVFVNVWGAGRMWGAHFLAAALADLCGCQVIAVGSVTAEEYTDWLAFFATRKVTAIGGTPSVLRLWFANARAAGISLPALRKVLWLGEGWQPQVEADMAVVAPNARRWGMFGSTETWVVGTNTPECPDDTFHVLPEQLVHVGPDELLDFTTLNPEMLNPVLRYQTGDAGQIVDCPCGQPGGTGAMRVLGRRDSVVQVRGLGLHVDDIVAQAERQAGVSRAQVVITENHGRALSVEVLVLAGVDAGADADAQVDTEQLRKDLLSSTFTLSTAFLHDPGNFRVTVTDTLVSNDRTGKTSNFVVREQA; from the coding sequence ATGACCGGATCCTTCTCACAGAGTCCCGAGGCCGCCGAGTCGCGCCTGGCCGTGGCCCAGCGCTCGCTGGAGCGGCTGAAGACGGTGCCGGCGCTGGCCGCGCGCTACGAGGGCCGGGAGAAGATCCTCGCGCTCGACGACATCGCCGCGGTGCCCCCGCTGGTCAAGGACGACCTCAACGTCGCCCTGGCGCATCTGGAGCCCAAGGCCGAAACCGGCGCCACCTGGCTGTTCCAGAGCGGCGGCAGCACCGGCGCACCGAAGGTCGGCTACGCGCCCACCGGCTTCTACATGGCCGGCGTCCATGCCCAGTGGGCACCGCTGGACCGCGACGACGTGTTCGTCAACGTCTGGGGCGCGGGCCGCATGTGGGGCGCGCACTTCCTGGCCGCCGCCCTGGCCGACCTGTGCGGCTGCCAGGTCATCGCGGTCGGCTCGGTGACGGCCGAGGAGTACACCGACTGGCTGGCGTTCTTCGCCACGCGCAAGGTGACCGCGATCGGCGGGACGCCGAGCGTGCTGCGGCTGTGGTTCGCCAACGCGCGCGCCGCCGGCATCTCGCTGCCCGCGCTGCGCAAGGTGCTGTGGCTCGGTGAGGGGTGGCAACCGCAGGTCGAGGCGGACATGGCCGTGGTCGCGCCGAACGCGCGCCGCTGGGGCATGTTCGGCAGCACCGAGACCTGGGTCGTGGGGACCAACACCCCGGAGTGCCCGGACGACACGTTCCACGTGCTGCCCGAGCAGCTGGTGCACGTCGGCCCCGACGAGCTGCTGGACTTCACGACGCTGAACCCGGAGATGCTGAACCCGGTGCTGCGGTACCAGACCGGAGACGCGGGCCAGATCGTGGACTGCCCGTGCGGGCAGCCCGGCGGGACCGGGGCGATGCGGGTGCTGGGACGCCGGGACAGCGTGGTGCAGGTGCGCGGCCTGGGGCTGCACGTCGACGACATCGTGGCGCAGGCCGAGCGGCAGGCCGGGGTGTCCCGCGCGCAGGTCGTGATCACGGAGAACCACGGCCGGGCGCTGAGTGTGGAGGTGCTGGTGCTGGCCGGCGTTGACGCGGGTGCCGACGCCGACGCCCAAGTCGACACCGAGCAGCTGCGCAAGGACCTGCTGTCCTCGACGTTCACCCTGAGCACCGCCTTCCTCCACGACCCGGGCAACTTCCGGGTGACCGTCACCGACACCCTGGTCAGCAACGACCGGACCGGCAAGACCTCGAACTTCGTGGTCCGGGAGCAGGCGTGA
- a CDS encoding MFS transporter, producing MSRRSPDNLGRGFNLFWTGQTVSMAGDKVTVFVVPALMIFALHASALQVGIVSMAQYLGIPLIGPVAGVLVDRWDKRRTMLTCDLVRLAAVAVIPFAYWRHFLSTPLLFCCVAVVSGATIFFNIGYLVAVPAVVTEDHVVSAYSRLEGSGSVTDVAGPSIAAGLYSALGVGALFVDAASYLISAASFRFMQPWGTRTVTAGSIRERLTLGFKLNWADPVLRRVVMAAVTLNAGGPVFVTVLPILAYRGLHLSTGAFGAAMSVAAVGALIGAVVAPRIAKRFGLGRTFAWSLLAHNLVGLGILAAPALPPTAVIAVTMAGYGFCMSCINVCSAPARQSRMTAENQGVMHAAYRVFTWGVIPVAALVGGLGVTLLTGSMGVLDASRVMMAGGTLLAALSFLSAIRIQPLLDAAEAEAQRSVETGAGAGAGAELAGSAS from the coding sequence GTGAGCAGGCGGTCGCCGGACAACCTGGGGCGCGGGTTCAACCTGTTCTGGACCGGCCAGACGGTGAGCATGGCCGGCGACAAGGTCACGGTGTTCGTGGTGCCGGCCCTGATGATCTTCGCGCTGCACGCCAGCGCGCTGCAGGTCGGGATCGTCTCCATGGCCCAGTACCTGGGCATCCCGCTGATCGGGCCGGTGGCCGGGGTGCTGGTCGACCGCTGGGACAAGCGTCGCACGATGCTGACCTGCGACCTCGTCCGGCTGGCCGCGGTGGCGGTGATCCCGTTCGCGTACTGGCGGCACTTCCTGTCCACGCCGCTGCTGTTCTGCTGCGTCGCGGTGGTCAGCGGCGCGACGATCTTCTTCAACATCGGCTACCTGGTGGCGGTGCCCGCGGTGGTGACCGAGGACCACGTGGTCAGCGCCTACTCCCGGCTGGAGGGCAGCGGCTCGGTGACCGACGTGGCCGGGCCGTCGATCGCGGCCGGCCTCTACAGCGCGCTGGGCGTGGGCGCGCTGTTCGTGGACGCCGCCAGCTACCTGATATCCGCGGCCTCCTTCCGCTTCATGCAGCCCTGGGGCACCAGGACGGTCACCGCCGGCTCGATCCGGGAGCGCCTGACCCTGGGCTTCAAGCTGAACTGGGCCGACCCGGTACTGCGGCGCGTGGTCATGGCCGCGGTGACGCTGAACGCCGGCGGCCCGGTGTTCGTCACGGTCCTGCCGATCCTGGCCTACCGGGGCCTGCACCTGTCGACCGGCGCCTTCGGCGCGGCGATGTCGGTCGCCGCGGTCGGCGCGCTGATCGGCGCGGTCGTCGCGCCGAGGATCGCCAAGCGCTTCGGCCTGGGCCGCACCTTCGCCTGGTCGCTGCTGGCGCACAACCTGGTGGGCCTGGGGATCCTCGCCGCGCCCGCGCTGCCGCCCACGGCGGTGATCGCGGTGACCATGGCCGGCTACGGGTTCTGCATGTCGTGCATCAACGTGTGCAGCGCACCGGCCCGCCAATCACGCATGACCGCCGAGAACCAGGGCGTCATGCACGCCGCCTACCGGGTCTTCACCTGGGGCGTGATCCCGGTGGCCGCGCTGGTCGGCGGCCTGGGTGTCACGTTGCTGACCGGGTCGATGGGGGTGCTGGACGCCTCGCGGGTGATGATGGCCGGGGGCACGCTGCTGGCGGCGCTGTCGTTCTTGTCGGCGATACGGATTCAGCCGCTGCTGGATGCGGCGGAGGCCGAGGCGCAGCGCTCGGTTGAGACTGGGGCTGGGGCCGGGGCCGGGGCTGAGCTCGCGGGGAGCGCGTCGTGA
- a CDS encoding SDR family NAD(P)-dependent oxidoreductase yields MSGTRTVLITGTSSGIGLATAIACARDGFATVATMRDPGRADALLAAALEAGVEVDVRQLDVTDPDSVEACLTGVEKEYGRLDAVVNNAGVATSDPTMEMSTMAALRANMEVNFFGVIAVSRLAMPLLRASGGRLVTVGSVHGVVGQPFNESYCAAKGAVEGFMEALAPVAAAHGVSVSIVVPGFVPDTQFGIFPDADRSTMQAASGVYASTFADYIGWISNQGWETAAQPAREVAEVILRTLTEDNPAFRIPTSRWAREYVDHKLADQDGSAIQSLARTWIGLQ; encoded by the coding sequence GTGAGCGGCACCCGAACAGTCTTGATCACCGGGACGTCCTCGGGTATCGGCCTCGCGACCGCGATCGCCTGCGCGCGCGACGGATTCGCGACCGTGGCGACCATGCGCGATCCGGGACGTGCCGACGCGCTGCTCGCCGCCGCGCTGGAGGCCGGGGTCGAGGTGGACGTCCGGCAGCTCGACGTCACCGACCCGGACTCGGTCGAGGCCTGCCTGACCGGCGTGGAGAAGGAATACGGCCGCCTCGACGCCGTGGTCAACAACGCCGGGGTCGCCACCTCCGATCCCACGATGGAGATGTCCACGATGGCGGCCTTGCGCGCCAACATGGAAGTGAACTTCTTCGGGGTCATCGCGGTGAGCCGACTCGCCATGCCGCTGCTGCGAGCCTCGGGCGGCCGGCTGGTGACGGTCGGCAGCGTCCACGGCGTGGTCGGGCAGCCGTTCAACGAGTCGTACTGCGCGGCGAAGGGCGCCGTCGAGGGGTTCATGGAGGCGCTGGCGCCGGTCGCCGCGGCCCATGGCGTGTCGGTGTCCATCGTGGTGCCCGGCTTCGTCCCGGACACGCAGTTCGGGATCTTCCCGGACGCCGACCGCTCGACGATGCAGGCCGCCTCGGGGGTGTACGCGTCCACGTTCGCCGACTACATCGGCTGGATCTCGAATCAGGGCTGGGAGACGGCCGCGCAGCCGGCCCGCGAAGTCGCCGAAGTCATCCTGCGGACCCTGACCGAGGACAATCCCGCCTTCCGGATCCCCACCAGCCGGTGGGCGCGGGAGTACGTGGACCACAAGCTGGCCGATCAGGACGGCTCGGCCATCCAATCGCTGGCCCGCACCTGGATCGGCCTTCAGTAA